The proteins below are encoded in one region of Verrucomicrobiia bacterium:
- a CDS encoding TnsA endonuclease N-terminal domain-containing protein: MKKLDRDRTVAKWTENHGLAIQYVTEPGNVRGYHPDFLLERISGGKELHEIKGGHYLNNSDTIRKHEAAKNWCRKRGMSFLVVTKQA; the protein is encoded by the coding sequence ATGAAGAAGCTTGACCGGGATCGCACGGTTGCCAAGTGGACAGAGAATCACGGCCTTGCGATTCAGTACGTCACGGAACCAGGCAATGTGCGGGGCTATCACCCAGACTTTTTGCTCGAACGAATCAGCGGAGGCAAAGAACTTCACGAAATCAAAGGTGGTCACTACCTCAACAACTCAGACACGATCCGCAAACATGAGGCGGCAAAGAATTGGTGCAGGAAACGTGGGATGAGTTTTCTGGTGGTGACGAAACAGGCGTGA